A window of Pyxidicoccus xibeiensis contains these coding sequences:
- the folD gene encoding bifunctional methylenetetrahydrofolate dehydrogenase/methenyltetrahydrofolate cyclohydrolase FolD, which produces MMAQLIDGKAVAARVRAEVKAEVARLKAERGIVPGLAVVRVGEDPASKVYVTGKKKAAEEVGFNSWEHHPDESITQEALLALVAKLNDDPAVHGILVQLPLPKHIDPDVIISAVKPEKDADGFHPMNAGNLLLGRPATRACTPYGIMRLLEEVGCNPAGKRAVVVGRSNIVGKPMALMLLQKNATVTIAHSKSDVRREVEGADIVVVAVGVRELVKGEWIKPGAVVIDVGMNRTPEGKLVGDVEFAAASERASFITPVPGGVGPMTIAMLIRNTLEAAKRAGK; this is translated from the coding sequence GTGATGGCCCAGTTGATCGACGGCAAGGCAGTGGCGGCGCGGGTCCGGGCAGAGGTGAAGGCGGAGGTCGCGCGCCTCAAGGCGGAGCGCGGCATCGTCCCCGGCCTCGCGGTGGTGCGCGTGGGCGAGGACCCCGCGTCGAAGGTCTACGTCACCGGGAAGAAGAAGGCCGCCGAGGAGGTGGGCTTCAACTCCTGGGAGCACCACCCCGACGAGAGCATCACCCAGGAAGCGCTGCTGGCGCTGGTCGCGAAGCTGAACGACGACCCGGCCGTGCACGGCATCCTGGTGCAGCTGCCGCTGCCGAAGCACATCGACCCGGACGTCATCATCTCCGCGGTGAAGCCGGAGAAGGACGCGGACGGCTTCCACCCGATGAACGCTGGCAACCTGCTGCTGGGGCGGCCGGCGACGCGGGCCTGCACGCCGTACGGCATCATGCGGCTGCTGGAGGAGGTTGGCTGCAACCCGGCCGGCAAGCGCGCGGTGGTGGTGGGGCGCAGCAACATCGTGGGCAAGCCCATGGCGCTGATGCTGCTGCAGAAGAACGCCACGGTGACCATCGCCCACAGCAAGAGCGACGTGCGCCGCGAGGTGGAGGGCGCGGACATCGTCGTCGTCGCGGTGGGCGTGCGCGAGCTGGTGAAGGGCGAGTGGATCAAGCCCGGCGCGGTGGTCATCGACGTGGGCATGAACCGCACGCCCGAGGGCAAGCTGGTGGGCGACGTGGAGTTCGCCGCGGCCTCGGAGCGCGCCTCCTTCATCACCCCTGTTCCCGGAGGGGTGGGGCCGATGACCATCGCCATGCTCATCCGCAACACGCTGGAGGCCGCCAAGCGCGCCGGGAAGTGA
- a CDS encoding TerB family tellurite resistance protein, producing the protein MGAGKVLGAMIGLMVGLLIGNPLAIVLLAIAGGVAGHFYDEQHALPLESPEVMADFPPVSLQDLANEPDTGPEDDEGRQLARDLCALFIEVAHADGDVRREEVREIRRYFEQVLGYGPESLQLVRSHLKEFLARPPDLDAAADACQAQLPAAERRRLLDSLFELALVDGSLQRSEREALRRAARGLGMSEDEEHEVAAHHLGEADAHYAVLGLPPDASDSDVKRAFRRLAAEHHPDKVSHLGRQAAEQAARRFQEVRDAYEEIRRLRGL; encoded by the coding sequence ATGGGCGCGGGCAAGGTTCTGGGCGCGATGATTGGACTGATGGTGGGGCTGCTCATCGGCAATCCCCTGGCCATCGTCCTGCTCGCCATCGCCGGGGGCGTCGCCGGTCACTTCTACGACGAGCAGCACGCCCTCCCCCTGGAGTCCCCCGAGGTGATGGCCGACTTCCCGCCCGTGTCCCTCCAGGACCTCGCCAACGAACCGGACACCGGCCCGGAAGACGACGAGGGCCGGCAGCTCGCCAGGGACCTCTGCGCCCTCTTCATCGAGGTGGCCCATGCCGACGGAGACGTCCGCCGCGAGGAGGTGCGGGAGATTCGCCGCTACTTCGAGCAGGTGCTCGGCTATGGCCCCGAGTCGCTCCAGCTCGTGCGCAGCCACCTGAAGGAGTTCCTCGCCCGCCCGCCCGACCTGGACGCCGCCGCCGACGCCTGCCAGGCCCAGCTCCCTGCGGCCGAGCGCCGCCGGCTGTTGGACAGCCTCTTCGAGCTGGCCCTGGTGGACGGCTCGCTCCAGCGCTCCGAGCGGGAGGCGCTGCGCCGCGCGGCCCGGGGGCTGGGCATGTCCGAGGACGAAGAGCATGAGGTCGCCGCCCACCATCTGGGAGAGGCCGACGCGCACTACGCCGTGCTCGGCCTGCCCCCGGACGCCAGCGACTCGGACGTGAAGCGCGCCTTCCGGCGGCTCGCCGCCGAGCACCACCCGGACAAGGTCTCCCACCTGGGAAGGCAGGCCGCCGAGCAGGCCGCCCGCCGCTTCCAGGAGGTCCGTGACGCCTACGAAGAGATACGGCGACTGCGCGGCCTGTAG
- a CDS encoding Smr/MutS family protein, with product MSQQRSGPPKKKDEAFHNNPFKSAIKALKDQEKKEAQDKAAAESAKKKAAPPPPMKAKKAEKVREEDEAALFYSAMDGVKQVTHRGEPPPAPNPRLPEIIDENAEALAQLSELVAGPGDFDFSGTDEAFEGAGPGIDRNLLRSLRRGDFAIQDRLDLHGQTQVQARESVERFLSDSRRAKKRCVLIIHGRGLNSKDQVPVLKEQLRGWLAQKRIGNMVLAFATARPQDGGSGAVYVLLRK from the coding sequence ATGAGCCAGCAGCGCAGCGGCCCCCCGAAGAAGAAGGATGAGGCGTTCCACAACAACCCCTTCAAGTCCGCCATCAAGGCGCTGAAGGACCAGGAGAAGAAGGAGGCCCAGGACAAGGCCGCCGCCGAGAGCGCGAAGAAGAAGGCCGCGCCCCCGCCTCCCATGAAGGCGAAGAAGGCCGAGAAGGTCCGCGAGGAGGACGAGGCCGCCCTCTTCTACTCCGCCATGGACGGCGTGAAGCAGGTGACCCACCGCGGCGAGCCGCCGCCCGCCCCCAACCCGCGCCTGCCGGAAATCATCGACGAGAACGCCGAGGCCCTGGCCCAGCTGTCCGAGCTGGTCGCAGGCCCTGGGGACTTCGACTTCTCCGGCACCGACGAGGCCTTCGAGGGCGCCGGCCCCGGCATCGACCGGAACCTGCTGCGCTCGCTGCGCCGGGGCGACTTCGCCATCCAGGACCGCCTCGACTTGCACGGCCAGACGCAGGTCCAGGCCCGGGAGTCCGTGGAACGTTTCCTGAGCGACAGCCGCCGCGCCAAGAAGCGGTGCGTCCTCATCATCCACGGCCGCGGTTTGAACTCCAAGGACCAGGTCCCCGTGCTGAAGGAGCAGCTGCGCGGATGGCTGGCGCAGAAGCGCATCGGGAACATGGTGCTCGCGTTCGCTACCGCACGTCCGCAGGACGGTGGCTCGGGCGCCGTCTACGTGCTGCTCCGCAAGTAG
- a CDS encoding amidohydrolase family protein: MARDLIDLHIHVGGAVAPHILWSIAHQQGFKLPVKNYFDFVELITSRPGKVGSLDDYLKILHTWTEKIQSSPSAIERSVYEVIGKEYRGSRVTQMELRFNPMKRNLNSELDLDHIIHAALRGMDRAVLEYGVKMGLIFCLAREFDHRLNSIIVDKAIKYRSRGVYGIDLAGTETNAMELKPEVVAQYEDLFARARRAGLKCTVHTGETKGTGAEGVMAVVEKLKPHRIGHGIRAAYDEAAMKVLRENDIVLELCPTSNLHTKAVEGVEELRHIVRTFWDRKVKFTINTDGPYLLETDMRREIEIIEQNGILTPEQVDQTLAWARQSSFIPA, from the coding sequence ATGGCACGCGATCTCATCGACCTGCATATCCACGTGGGTGGCGCGGTGGCGCCCCACATCCTCTGGTCCATCGCCCACCAGCAGGGCTTCAAGCTCCCCGTAAAGAACTACTTCGACTTCGTGGAGCTCATCACCTCGCGTCCGGGCAAGGTGGGCAGCCTCGACGACTACCTGAAGATCCTCCACACCTGGACGGAGAAGATCCAGTCCTCGCCCAGCGCAATCGAGCGCTCCGTCTACGAGGTCATCGGCAAGGAGTACCGCGGCAGCCGCGTGACGCAGATGGAGCTGCGCTTCAACCCCATGAAGCGCAACCTCAACTCCGAGCTGGACCTGGACCACATCATCCACGCCGCGCTGCGCGGCATGGACCGCGCGGTGCTGGAGTACGGCGTGAAGATGGGGCTCATCTTCTGCCTGGCCCGTGAGTTCGACCACCGGCTCAACAGCATCATCGTGGACAAGGCCATCAAGTACCGCAGCCGCGGCGTGTACGGCATCGACCTGGCCGGCACGGAGACCAACGCCATGGAGCTCAAGCCGGAGGTCGTGGCGCAGTACGAGGACCTCTTCGCGCGCGCGCGCCGCGCCGGCCTCAAGTGCACCGTGCACACCGGCGAGACGAAGGGCACCGGCGCCGAGGGCGTCATGGCCGTGGTGGAGAAGCTCAAGCCGCACCGCATCGGCCACGGCATCCGCGCCGCGTACGACGAGGCGGCCATGAAGGTGCTCCGGGAGAACGACATCGTCCTGGAGCTGTGCCCCACGTCCAACCTGCACACCAAGGCAGTGGAGGGCGTGGAGGAGCTGCGCCACATCGTCCGCACCTTCTGGGACCGCAAGGTGAAGTTCACCATCAACACCGACGGCCCCTACCTGCTCGAGACGGACATGCGCCGGGAAATCGAAATCATCGAGCAGAACGGCATCCTCACGCCCGAGCAGGTGGACCAGACGCTCGCCTGGGCCCGCCAGTCCTCGTTCATCCCCGCCTGA
- a CDS encoding quinone-dependent dihydroorotate dehydrogenase: protein MYGLTRSLLFQLSAERAHRLGMAGLHQLGRARDLCEALRERALEGATPGMAVEVAGLRFAHPVALAAGLDKDAEAVDGLFALGFSAVEIGTLTPRPQPGNPQPRLFRLPEHRAVINRMGFNNHGAQDAATRLRARTWRPGPLGVNIGKNKDTPLEQAVDDYVACVDALGPLGDYVVVNASSPNTPGLRKLQEPEQLGQLLRAVQARLASVAPGKPLFLKIAPDLTPEAVDEVVDVVRACGLAGLIATNTTVARPFEHPLAKEAGGLSGAPVREAANAVIRRAYLRSGGALPIIGVGGVFTAKDVYEKLRAGASVVQVYTGFIYEGPGMVGRILPALATLLARDGFKQVTDAIGADHRGPGTTAPPPAPQVGAREHV from the coding sequence ATGTACGGACTCACCCGCTCGCTCCTCTTCCAGCTCTCCGCGGAGCGCGCGCACCGGCTGGGCATGGCCGGGCTGCACCAGCTCGGCCGCGCCCGGGACCTCTGTGAGGCCCTGCGCGAGCGCGCGCTCGAGGGCGCCACGCCCGGCATGGCCGTGGAGGTGGCGGGCCTGCGCTTCGCCCACCCCGTGGCCCTGGCCGCCGGCCTGGACAAGGACGCCGAGGCCGTGGACGGCCTCTTCGCGCTCGGCTTCTCCGCGGTGGAGATTGGCACCCTCACGCCCCGCCCCCAGCCCGGCAACCCACAGCCGCGCCTGTTCCGCCTCCCGGAGCACCGCGCCGTCATCAACCGGATGGGCTTCAACAACCACGGCGCCCAGGACGCCGCCACGCGCCTGCGCGCGCGCACGTGGCGCCCCGGCCCGCTGGGCGTGAACATCGGCAAGAACAAGGACACACCGCTGGAGCAGGCGGTGGACGACTACGTGGCCTGCGTGGACGCGCTGGGGCCCCTGGGTGACTACGTGGTCGTCAACGCCTCGTCCCCCAACACGCCCGGGCTGCGCAAGCTGCAGGAGCCCGAGCAGCTGGGCCAGCTGCTGCGCGCGGTGCAGGCGAGGCTGGCCTCGGTGGCGCCCGGCAAGCCGCTCTTCCTCAAGATTGCCCCGGACCTCACGCCCGAGGCCGTGGACGAGGTGGTGGACGTGGTGCGCGCATGCGGCCTCGCGGGCCTCATCGCCACCAACACCACGGTGGCCCGGCCCTTCGAGCACCCGCTGGCGAAGGAGGCCGGCGGCCTGTCCGGCGCCCCCGTGCGCGAGGCGGCCAACGCCGTCATCCGCCGCGCGTACCTGCGCAGCGGCGGCGCGCTGCCCATCATCGGCGTGGGCGGCGTCTTCACCGCGAAGGACGTCTACGAGAAGCTGCGCGCGGGCGCGTCCGTGGTGCAGGTCTACACGGGCTTCATCTACGAGGGGCCCGGCATGGTGGGCCGCATCCTCCCCGCCCTGGCCACCCTGCTCGCCCGTGACGGCTTCAAGCAGGTGACGGACGCCATTGGCGCGGATCACCGGGGCCCCGGCACCACCGCTCCCCCGCCCGCCCCACAGGTGGGGGCTCGGGAGCACGTGTAG
- a CDS encoding DUF4097 family beta strand repeat-containing protein: protein MHLALLLVLAAAPATSQTWKFETDGTPEVHIANVDGAVRVDAVDGNSVVFEVVREGPEKSRNEVEVEVVQKGDVIRAQVCCGKCEAEQRRCLGDRNPVRFTVKVPRGTELHVSAVSSPVTVAGVVGEQEISTVNGRVEINGSERQLSVSSVDGEVVLAPRKVVTTSVSTVGGDVRLKLPAKADARVEFTSVGGRFNGSTVALGSQEKTYGAGSQAVEVTTVGGSLSVQE, encoded by the coding sequence ATGCATCTCGCCCTGCTGCTCGTGCTGGCTGCTGCCCCGGCAACATCCCAGACGTGGAAGTTTGAAACGGATGGCACTCCGGAGGTCCACATCGCCAATGTTGATGGCGCGGTCCGGGTGGATGCGGTAGACGGGAATAGCGTGGTTTTCGAGGTGGTTCGGGAAGGCCCGGAGAAGTCGCGGAACGAAGTAGAGGTCGAGGTTGTCCAGAAGGGCGACGTGATTCGGGCGCAGGTGTGCTGCGGGAAGTGTGAGGCGGAGCAGCGCCGCTGCCTGGGGGACCGGAATCCGGTCCGTTTCACGGTGAAGGTGCCAAGAGGGACGGAGCTGCACGTATCCGCAGTGAGTTCTCCGGTGACGGTGGCGGGGGTTGTGGGGGAGCAGGAGATTTCGACCGTCAACGGCCGTGTGGAAATCAACGGCTCGGAGCGACAGCTGTCGGTGAGCTCCGTTGATGGTGAGGTGGTGTTGGCGCCGCGGAAGGTCGTGACTACTTCTGTGAGCACGGTAGGCGGGGATGTCCGGCTGAAGCTGCCGGCAAAGGCGGATGCCAGGGTGGAATTCACCTCGGTGGGAGGCCGTTTCAACGGGAGCACGGTAGCGCTCGGGTCTCAGGAAAAGACCTACGGCGCCGGCTCCCAGGCTGTGGAAGTGACGACGGTGGGCGGCTCGCTCTCCGTCCAGGAATAG
- the exoK gene encoding spore coat polysaccharide biosynthesis glycosyltransferase ExoK — translation MRREEVRMGREPLRLVQFTRSFHIGGTEVQVLELLRGLPSSYRLQVSVLEDAGPLMGAVWKLGHAPESFPLKGSVAQPNTAYQVYRMAKWLKAHRVELVHVHDFYSTLIAVPAAKLAGAKVIVGRLDLSHWQGRARRLVHAKLTGLADHVVANAEAIRGMLVNDEGLPASRVSVIHNGLDLPRFDARVREGLKGPLPDTRGAPVVVHVANMNHPVKRQEDLLVALAMLRHAGTPLHAWLVGDGPRRPELERLAGELGVSDTVHFLRHRPDVPAIYARATFGVLCSTAEGMSNAVMEGMAAGLPMVVTRVGGNTDLVLDGERGLVVPPEQPAQLAQAFTQLLSNPEKARGFGRAAREFVRRELSLEKMVRLHDALYQRVARGTGT, via the coding sequence ATGCGGCGTGAGGAGGTGCGGATGGGGCGGGAGCCCCTCCGCCTGGTGCAGTTCACCCGGTCGTTCCATATCGGTGGCACGGAGGTGCAGGTGCTGGAGTTGCTGCGGGGCCTGCCCTCCAGCTACCGGCTCCAGGTCTCCGTGCTGGAGGACGCGGGGCCGCTCATGGGGGCGGTGTGGAAGCTGGGCCATGCGCCGGAGTCCTTCCCGCTGAAGGGCTCGGTGGCCCAGCCCAACACCGCGTACCAGGTGTACCGGATGGCGAAGTGGCTGAAGGCGCACCGCGTGGAGCTCGTCCACGTGCATGACTTCTACTCCACGCTCATCGCCGTGCCGGCCGCGAAGCTGGCGGGGGCGAAGGTCATCGTCGGCCGGCTGGACCTGTCGCACTGGCAGGGCCGGGCGCGGCGCCTGGTGCACGCGAAGCTGACGGGCCTGGCGGACCACGTGGTGGCCAACGCGGAGGCCATCCGGGGGATGCTCGTCAACGACGAGGGCCTGCCCGCCTCTCGCGTGTCCGTCATCCACAACGGCCTGGACTTGCCGCGCTTCGACGCCCGCGTGCGCGAGGGCCTCAAGGGCCCCCTGCCGGACACGCGCGGCGCGCCGGTGGTGGTCCACGTGGCCAACATGAACCACCCGGTGAAGCGGCAGGAGGACCTGCTCGTCGCGCTGGCCATGCTCCGCCACGCCGGTACGCCGCTCCATGCCTGGCTGGTCGGAGATGGCCCCCGCCGGCCCGAGCTGGAGCGGCTGGCCGGGGAGCTGGGCGTGTCCGACACCGTCCACTTCCTGCGCCACCGCCCGGACGTGCCCGCCATCTACGCGCGCGCCACCTTCGGCGTGCTGTGCTCCACCGCGGAGGGCATGTCCAACGCCGTCATGGAGGGCATGGCCGCGGGGCTCCCCATGGTCGTCACCCGCGTGGGCGGCAACACCGACCTCGTCCTCGACGGCGAGCGCGGCCTCGTCGTCCCACCCGAGCAGCCCGCCCAGCTCGCCCAGGCCTTCACCCAGCTCCTCTCGAATCCCGAGAAGGCAAGAGGATTTGGGCGGGCCGCGCGCGAGTTCGTCAGGCGCGAGCTGTCGCTGGAGAAGATGGTCCGGCTGCACGACGCCCTCTACCAGCGGGTGGCCCGGGGCACTGGCACCTGA
- the exoJ gene encoding spore coat polysaccharide polymerase ExoJ: MVPGELGQRRDLWAFYALTAFAAVMYAVPGEWIPALAPLRLALVTSGLAAGLMVMRRLGRAEPLYVDGSRGLALIGFSTLAVASISWSLNPEVTQATGIELLKLTAIYLTIVNVITTGRRLAVMAGAMVLASVVTSIGVIDWYFTGVDLVEGFRARWVGVYADPNHMAMNLALVVPLAVAFVARKGSAWVWRLACLAAAVLAVTAIVLSHSRGGFIGLSVAMALWAVREKRRIQAMVVGSLFVLGLLVFAPQSFWQRNETVASFQEDASAMGRVYAWQVASRISLDKPLLGVGAGSFRYAWPLYAPPEARRAYVAHNIFLDVVGELGWVGLAFFLVFAGGAAGGAFEASRDKQMGWLARALSASVVGYLVCDLFSGYILSAHCYVLFGLAAAAHRIARTAEATSTSLAVGKVPAPGGPVVASWEGSGHAA, translated from the coding sequence ATGGTGCCGGGTGAACTGGGGCAGCGCCGTGATTTGTGGGCCTTCTATGCGCTGACCGCGTTCGCGGCGGTGATGTACGCAGTGCCGGGTGAGTGGATTCCCGCGCTCGCACCGCTGCGGCTGGCGCTGGTGACGTCCGGTCTGGCCGCCGGGTTGATGGTGATGCGCAGGCTGGGGCGGGCGGAGCCGCTCTACGTGGACGGCTCGCGGGGGCTGGCGCTGATCGGCTTCTCCACGCTCGCGGTGGCCTCCATCTCGTGGTCGCTCAACCCCGAGGTGACGCAGGCCACGGGCATCGAGCTGCTGAAGCTGACGGCCATCTACCTCACCATCGTCAACGTCATCACCACCGGCCGCCGGCTGGCGGTGATGGCCGGGGCCATGGTGCTGGCGTCGGTGGTGACGTCCATCGGCGTCATCGACTGGTACTTCACGGGCGTGGACCTGGTGGAGGGCTTCCGCGCGCGGTGGGTGGGCGTGTACGCGGACCCGAACCACATGGCCATGAACCTGGCGCTGGTGGTGCCGCTGGCGGTGGCCTTCGTGGCGCGCAAGGGCAGCGCGTGGGTGTGGCGGCTGGCGTGCCTGGCGGCGGCGGTGCTGGCGGTGACGGCCATCGTCCTGTCGCACTCGCGCGGTGGCTTCATCGGCCTGTCGGTGGCGATGGCGCTGTGGGCCGTGCGCGAGAAGCGGCGCATCCAGGCGATGGTGGTGGGCTCGCTCTTCGTGCTGGGCCTGCTGGTCTTCGCCCCGCAGAGCTTCTGGCAGCGCAACGAGACGGTGGCGTCGTTCCAGGAGGATGCGTCCGCCATGGGCCGCGTGTACGCGTGGCAGGTGGCCAGCCGCATCAGCCTGGACAAGCCGCTGCTGGGCGTGGGCGCGGGCAGCTTCCGCTACGCGTGGCCGCTGTACGCGCCGCCCGAGGCGCGCCGGGCCTACGTGGCGCACAACATCTTCCTGGACGTGGTGGGAGAGCTGGGCTGGGTGGGCCTGGCGTTCTTCCTGGTGTTCGCGGGCGGGGCCGCGGGAGGCGCCTTCGAGGCGTCGCGGGACAAGCAGATGGGCTGGCTGGCGCGGGCGCTGTCCGCGTCGGTGGTGGGCTACCTCGTCTGCGACTTGTTCTCCGGCTACATCCTGTCCGCGCACTGCTACGTCCTCTTCGGCCTGGCGGCGGCGGCGCATCGGATTGCGCGCACGGCGGAGGCCACTTCGACTTCGTTGGCGGTGGGGAAGGTTCCGGCTCCCGGTGGGCCGGTGGTGGCGTCGTGGGAGGGGTCCGGACATGCGGCGTGA
- a CDS encoding DUF6178 family protein, with amino-acid sequence MSENGKGNGRDAQLAPRELRQRLMRLSPRQRVDALLEAPDARKLVRSLPPEDLYVTIQELGLADATELVQLASPAQFRAFVDLGGWQRDKLDPHAVLTWLRAARGGVDDAEEFLRKVHAVDLEVVEYLLREFTEVHDLEENPDVNPQGVTMETPEGRYLVEFKLEGVEMSAMRSLVNDLIAENPFEAVRLFEAVRWEIPSEMEESAFQFRRGRLLDLGFPSLEDAVALFSRVDVPPAPDVTRAPGAALAATGGHVDYLEAAFRGLTMLERENAEDELRGVANAALVAELADPGDLDATRRVGEMVRDYLSLGLEHLTAADPGRATDVLRDTPLRRVFQVGFTLTLQLKFRADRLVKAPGALLEGVLMVLPEEAAAIEALRRKRPRRALRVDGAEPVPFRSLREVASSEALLARAEAQVALFHAVLGGSEASAREAVARFGVPLETLGLERLLAAVVAMAVLEGRADARPVPLGRTVELGQRLVEGTPEEPRVRASAAERALAGLEGAVPPEARGELRRLVTLTLGRLVSELGAAWLQEGRLDPIASAVLPMESHPVP; translated from the coding sequence GTGTCTGAAAACGGCAAGGGAAATGGCAGGGACGCGCAGCTCGCCCCGCGCGAGCTGCGTCAGCGGCTGATGAGGTTGTCCCCGCGTCAGCGGGTGGATGCCCTCCTGGAGGCCCCCGACGCGCGCAAGCTGGTGCGCTCGCTTCCACCGGAGGACCTCTACGTCACCATCCAGGAGCTGGGGCTGGCGGACGCGACGGAGCTGGTGCAGCTCGCGTCGCCCGCGCAGTTCCGCGCCTTCGTGGACCTGGGCGGCTGGCAGCGCGACAAGCTGGACCCGCACGCGGTGCTCACCTGGCTGCGCGCCGCGCGCGGCGGGGTGGATGACGCCGAGGAGTTCCTTCGCAAGGTGCACGCGGTGGACCTGGAGGTGGTGGAGTACCTCCTGCGCGAGTTCACCGAGGTGCATGACCTCGAGGAGAACCCGGACGTCAACCCGCAGGGCGTGACGATGGAGACGCCCGAGGGCCGCTACCTCGTGGAGTTCAAGCTCGAGGGCGTGGAGATGTCCGCGATGCGCTCGCTCGTCAACGACCTCATCGCGGAGAACCCCTTCGAGGCCGTGCGCCTCTTCGAGGCCGTGCGCTGGGAGATTCCCAGCGAGATGGAGGAGAGCGCCTTCCAGTTCCGCCGGGGCCGCCTGCTGGACCTGGGCTTCCCGTCGCTGGAGGACGCGGTGGCCCTGTTCAGCCGCGTGGACGTGCCCCCCGCACCGGACGTCACGCGTGCGCCGGGCGCCGCGCTGGCGGCCACGGGCGGGCACGTGGACTACCTGGAGGCGGCCTTCCGCGGGCTGACGATGCTGGAGCGGGAGAACGCCGAGGACGAGCTGCGGGGCGTGGCCAACGCCGCGCTGGTGGCGGAGCTGGCGGACCCCGGTGACCTGGACGCCACGCGCCGGGTGGGAGAGATGGTCCGCGACTACCTGTCGCTGGGCCTGGAGCACCTGACGGCGGCGGACCCGGGCCGCGCCACGGACGTGCTGCGGGACACGCCGCTGCGCCGCGTCTTCCAGGTGGGCTTCACGCTGACCCTCCAGCTCAAGTTCCGCGCGGACCGGCTGGTGAAGGCGCCGGGCGCCCTGCTGGAGGGCGTGCTGATGGTGCTGCCGGAGGAGGCCGCCGCCATCGAAGCGCTCCGCCGCAAGCGGCCCCGCCGCGCGCTGCGGGTGGATGGCGCCGAGCCCGTGCCGTTCCGCTCCCTTCGCGAGGTGGCCTCCAGCGAGGCGCTGCTGGCCCGCGCCGAGGCCCAGGTGGCGCTCTTCCACGCGGTGCTGGGCGGCTCCGAGGCCTCGGCGCGCGAGGCGGTGGCCCGCTTCGGCGTGCCGCTGGAGACGCTGGGCCTGGAGCGCCTGCTGGCGGCGGTGGTGGCCATGGCGGTGCTGGAGGGCCGGGCGGACGCGCGGCCGGTGCCGCTGGGCCGCACGGTGGAGCTGGGGCAGCGCCTGGTGGAGGGCACGCCGGAGGAGCCCCGGGTGCGCGCCTCCGCCGCGGAGCGGGCCCTGGCGGGCCTGGAGGGCGCGGTGCCCCCGGAGGCCCGGGGCGAGCTGCGGCGCCTGGTGACGTTGACGCTCGGCCGCCTGGTCTCCGAGCTGGGCGCCGCGTGGCTCCAGGAGGGAAGGCTGGACCCCATCGCCTCCGCGGTGCTGCCGATGGAGAGCCACCCGGTGCCGTAG